In one window of Methanolobus mangrovi DNA:
- a CDS encoding class I SAM-dependent methyltransferase: MSLLTTTHVCPTEISIILNNRIRRWLQNPRKILGPYIKEGMDVLEVGCGPGFFTLDMARMVGENGQVVAVDLQEGMLAKVREKIRRIGTGLNIVLHKCDEDRIGVSGNFDFVFLFYMVHEVVDKEAFFRELESLLKKDGQIYIAEPPLHVSKKAFEETVMIAGKAGFTVVDRPKRFPDKIIVLKKA; encoded by the coding sequence ATGTCCCTCTTAACCACAACCCACGTCTGCCCCACAGAAATATCCATCATTCTCAACAACAGGATTCGCAGATGGTTGCAAAATCCCCGGAAAATACTTGGGCCGTATATTAAAGAAGGGATGGATGTTCTGGAAGTAGGGTGTGGTCCTGGTTTCTTTACTCTTGATATGGCTCGGATGGTTGGGGAAAATGGTCAGGTAGTAGCTGTAGACTTACAGGAAGGCATGCTTGCGAAGGTGAGGGAAAAGATCAGGAGGATTGGGACTGGTCTGAATATCGTACTGCACAAGTGTGATGAAGACAGGATAGGGGTGTCCGGGAACTTTGACTTTGTTTTCCTTTTCTATATGGTCCATGAGGTGGTGGATAAAGAAGCATTTTTCAGGGAACTGGAATCGCTACTTAAAAAAGATGGGCAGATCTACATAGCAGAACCACCGCTGCACGTTTCAAAAAAGGCATTTGAAGAGACTGTTATGATCGCTGGTAAAGCCGGGTTTACAGTTGTGGACAGGCCCAAACGTTTTCCTGACAAAATTATAGTGTTGAAAAAGGCTTAA
- a CDS encoding (deoxy)nucleoside triphosphate pyrophosphohydrolase — MQGCTKQMKHHEVVAAIIIDDDKILCVQRDHGKYDYISLKYEFPGGKIESGETKEQALQRELLEELDADIKIEREFLTVNHQYPDFSVTMHSFICTALNSTFNLKEHIAFKWLNPEKLSTLDWAEADIPIVSKLMKES; from the coding sequence TTGCAGGGATGTACAAAACAAATGAAACACCACGAAGTAGTTGCAGCAATAATAATTGATGATGATAAGATTCTATGTGTTCAAAGAGATCATGGAAAATACGATTACATTTCTTTAAAGTATGAATTCCCAGGTGGAAAAATAGAATCTGGCGAAACTAAAGAACAAGCATTACAACGCGAGTTATTAGAGGAACTTGATGCAGATATAAAAATAGAAAGAGAGTTTTTAACTGTAAATCATCAGTATCCTGATTTTAGTGTTACCATGCACAGTTTCATTTGCACCGCTTTAAATTCAACATTTAATCTGAAAGAGCACATTGCTTTCAAATGGTTGAATCCAGAAAAATTATCGACTTTGGACTGGGCTGAAGCAGATATTCCAATTGTTTCAAAATTAATGAAGGAATCTTAA
- the hisI gene encoding phosphoribosyl-AMP cyclohydrolase yields the protein MIKPEDLKYDNGLIQAIAQDSETKEILMCAFMNKEALEKTLDTGIVHYWSRSRQSLWKKGESSGHTQKVVEIRIDCDMDAVLLLVRQEGGACHTGYRSCFYRTIDGKEIGEKVFDPENVY from the coding sequence ATGATAAAACCTGAAGACCTGAAGTATGATAACGGCCTCATACAAGCTATTGCGCAGGATAGTGAAACAAAAGAGATACTAATGTGCGCCTTCATGAACAAAGAAGCACTTGAGAAGACTCTCGATACCGGTATAGTACACTACTGGAGCCGCAGCAGGCAGAGCCTGTGGAAAAAAGGCGAGAGTTCCGGCCATACACAAAAGGTTGTCGAGATCAGGATAGACTGTGATATGGATGCAGTTCTGCTATTGGTCCGGCAGGAAGGCGGAGCATGCCATACAGGATACCGTTCATGTTTTTACAGGACAATCGATGGAAAAGAGATTGGTGAAAAGGTCTTTGATCCTGAAAATGTATATTAG
- a CDS encoding DEAD/DEAH box helicase, which translates to MDSLKTGFIDQSLASKKEYLPELLVNDTSNGKKVLQTISRELKNCVKFWFSVAFATKGGVVSLINTLQELEKAGINGKILVSQYQYFTQPEALKSLLKLKNVDLKIAVDSDFHAKGYLFKKSNRFNLIIGSSNLTSSALCSNKEWNLKISATSDSKLIIDSINEFRNEFENAVFVDDNFIESYTLDYNLKKKFISSSRKSIESRHNDSITPNSMQIEALANLEDLRSKDKDKALLISATGTGKTYLSAFDVKAYNPKKFLFVVHRRNIVDDAIKSFKRIFGESRSMGIYSGNEREINADFIFSTIQTISRDEHLHQFDQRHFEYIVVDETHRAGAESYQKIFNHFKPKFLLGMTATPERTDGFDIFSQFEHNIAYEIRLHRALEEKMLSTFHYFGVTDVTVDDKVLDEEAAFSLLTAKERVDRIIEKAEFYGCDNGCVRGLIFCSSVDESQELSNLFNARGYKTVSLSGKNSEEERNTAINRLESHDPFEKLDYIFTVEIFNEGVDIPKVNQIIMLRPTASAIVFVQQLGRGLRKAKDKEYLTVIDFIGNYNNNYLVPIALYGDTTYNKDTLRKLMLSGSSFVPGASTINFDKITHDRIFAAINKANLHLKKDLDKDYELLKFKIGRIPLMMDFVEHGSRDPQLYVNYSKSYFNFASHQEEALQNKLSEKETKLLELFSNEIANTKRVEEVIILKELIAGNTLLKEDFKAIIFDKYGISIPDETIESCVKNINFDFVTEKYSGNLVSVSEIYDLSIVSYENGILSFSDLFIDSLKNETFLHFLNDMLDYSKTIYDRNFDKNKYVDGFILYQKYSRKDVFRILNWDQNPLAQNVGGYRINDQKTNCPIFVNYHKEEHISSTTKYEEGFVNNSQFEWMSKSGRKLDSPDVVIIRNYKNGLRLPLFIKKSNGESNDFYYMGDVTPVDESFEEATLVNDDNKKVSVVKVKYRMNHPVEDSIYDYITAPSN; encoded by the coding sequence TTGGACAGCTTGAAAACTGGCTTTATTGACCAGTCTTTAGCTTCAAAAAAAGAATATCTTCCAGAGTTACTGGTAAATGATACTAGTAATGGGAAAAAAGTACTACAGACTATATCTAGAGAACTAAAAAACTGTGTGAAATTTTGGTTTTCAGTAGCATTTGCAACAAAAGGTGGAGTAGTTTCTTTAATAAATACACTCCAAGAACTTGAAAAAGCTGGAATTAACGGAAAAATACTGGTATCCCAATACCAATATTTCACTCAACCAGAAGCATTAAAGTCTTTATTAAAACTCAAAAATGTTGATTTAAAAATAGCAGTCGATTCTGATTTTCATGCAAAAGGTTACCTATTCAAAAAAAGCAATCGCTTTAACTTAATTATTGGAAGCAGCAATCTTACATCTAGTGCACTATGTTCAAATAAAGAATGGAACTTGAAAATATCAGCTACTTCTGACTCAAAATTAATAATTGACTCAATTAATGAATTCAGAAATGAATTTGAAAATGCTGTATTTGTGGATGATAACTTCATTGAATCATATACATTAGATTATAATTTGAAAAAGAAGTTCATTTCAAGTTCAAGAAAAAGCATTGAATCTCGTCATAATGACTCAATAACTCCCAATTCAATGCAAATTGAAGCATTGGCAAATCTGGAAGATTTAAGATCAAAGGATAAAGATAAGGCTTTATTAATTTCTGCAACTGGGACGGGAAAAACATATCTATCTGCATTTGATGTGAAAGCATACAATCCTAAAAAGTTTTTGTTTGTAGTACATCGAAGAAACATTGTAGATGATGCTATAAAAAGCTTCAAACGAATTTTTGGTGAGAGTCGAAGCATGGGTATTTACTCAGGAAATGAAAGAGAAATTAATGCAGATTTTATTTTTTCAACAATTCAAACCATTTCTAGAGATGAACATTTACATCAATTTGACCAAAGGCATTTTGAATATATAGTTGTAGACGAAACCCATAGAGCAGGGGCAGAAAGTTATCAAAAAATCTTCAATCATTTTAAACCAAAATTTTTGTTGGGCATGACTGCTACGCCTGAAAGAACTGATGGATTCGATATCTTTTCTCAATTTGAACACAATATTGCATACGAAATTCGGTTGCATAGAGCTTTAGAAGAAAAAATGTTATCGACTTTTCATTATTTTGGTGTAACTGATGTTACGGTAGATGATAAAGTCTTAGACGAAGAAGCAGCTTTCTCTTTGTTAACAGCAAAAGAACGTGTAGATAGGATTATCGAAAAAGCTGAATTTTACGGTTGTGATAATGGATGCGTGAGAGGACTTATCTTTTGTAGCAGTGTAGATGAAAGTCAGGAACTATCTAATTTATTTAATGCAAGAGGATACAAGACTGTCTCATTATCTGGCAAAAATAGTGAAGAGGAGAGAAATACTGCAATAAACAGATTGGAAAGTCATGATCCTTTTGAAAAATTAGATTATATCTTTACTGTTGAGATCTTCAATGAAGGCGTAGATATTCCAAAAGTAAACCAAATCATCATGTTAAGACCCACGGCATCTGCCATCGTTTTTGTACAACAATTAGGAAGAGGATTGCGTAAAGCTAAAGACAAAGAATACCTCACTGTAATTGATTTTATAGGCAATTACAATAATAATTACTTAGTTCCAATTGCATTATATGGAGATACTACTTATAACAAGGATACACTGCGCAAATTGATGTTAAGTGGAAGCAGTTTTGTTCCGGGTGCTTCAACTATTAATTTTGATAAAATTACACATGATAGAATTTTTGCAGCAATTAACAAAGCTAATTTGCATCTCAAAAAGGACCTTGATAAAGACTACGAGCTATTAAAATTCAAGATTGGTAGAATCCCTCTGATGATGGACTTTGTAGAACATGGTTCTCGAGATCCACAATTGTATGTAAACTATTCAAAATCCTATTTTAACTTCGCATCACATCAAGAAGAAGCCTTACAAAATAAATTATCTGAAAAGGAAACAAAGCTCCTCGAGTTATTCTCCAATGAAATTGCAAACACTAAGAGAGTCGAGGAAGTTATTATTCTCAAAGAACTAATTGCTGGAAATACTCTATTAAAGGAAGATTTTAAAGCAATTATTTTCGATAAATATGGCATTTCGATTCCTGATGAAACGATAGAATCATGTGTCAAAAACATCAATTTTGACTTTGTAACTGAAAAGTACAGTGGTAATTTAGTTAGTGTTAGTGAAATATACGATTTAAGCATCGTTTCTTATGAAAACGGAATTCTCTCATTTAGTGATCTATTTATTGATTCACTAAAAAATGAAACATTCTTGCATTTCCTAAATGATATGCTAGACTATTCCAAAACAATTTATGATCGAAATTTTGACAAAAACAAGTATGTTGATGGCTTCATATTGTATCAGAAGTATTCCCGAAAAGATGTATTTAGAATTCTGAATTGGGATCAGAATCCATTGGCACAGAATGTCGGAGGTTATCGTATCAATGATCAGAAGACAAATTGCCCAATATTCGTAAACTATCACAAAGAAGAACATATCTCGAGCACTACAAAATATGAGGAAGGTTTTGTTAATAATTCTCAATTCGAATGGATGTCTAAATCTGGAAGAAAACTGGATAGCCCTGATGTTGTTATTATTAGAAATTACAAAAATGGTCTTAGACTGCCTTTATTCATCAAAAAAAGTAATGGAGAAAGTAATGATTTCTACTATATGGGTGATGTGACTCCTGTTGATGAAAGCTTCGAAGAAGCTACTTTGGTTAATGACGATAATAAAAAAGTGTCAGTTGTAAAAGTAAAATATCGGATGAATCATCCTGTTGAAGATTCGATTTATGATTATATTACAGCACCAAGCAATTAA
- a CDS encoding PINc/VapC family ATPase produces MEESAQNRQKIVPDTSAVIDGILSGRIRDGGLRDVDIHVPEAVVAELEAQANRGLEIGYRGLEEIQELQRYASKGDIRLFFTGPRPNLDQVKLAKGGEIDALIRETAENLDAKFVTGDRVQSLVGKAKGLDVDFVKPPFEEFGPLLVDQFFTPDTMSVHLKHKVCPMAKRGSIANVKYVKIRNEPCTYQELKIISRELLERARADQESFTEMSFSGASVLQIRNMRIAISNPPFSDDVEITIVRPIASVSLEEYRLSDVLKERIRTQRGILIAGPPGAGKSTFAAGVATYLNEGGFVVKTMESPRDLQVPQEITQYAPLDGSLENTADVLLLVRPDYTIYDEVRKTKDFEIFADMRLAGVGMIGVAHANRAVDAIQRLIGRVELGVIPQVVDTVIFIDKGEIAKVHVLEFTVKVPAGMMEADLARPVILISDLETGKNEFEIYTYGDQVVVMPLGGEQKRNPSWKFAEEQVKEVIGNYASGPVEVEMTSDNRAMVHVRDKDMPRVIGKSGKTIDDIEKILGIHIDVRKFEPGEERRSQENEERKPRENKEYHPIIERTRKHVIFNVPEVSGRDVEVYAGEGFLFSATVSRHGEIKIRSNSDVAFDIFEAMQEGVVIWVKEV; encoded by the coding sequence ATGGAAGAAAGTGCACAAAACAGGCAAAAGATAGTCCCTGATACGAGTGCGGTCATTGATGGTATCCTTTCAGGAAGGATACGTGATGGCGGACTGAGGGACGTTGATATCCATGTTCCGGAAGCTGTGGTGGCTGAACTGGAAGCTCAGGCCAACAGGGGACTTGAGATTGGATACAGAGGCCTTGAAGAGATACAGGAACTTCAGCGTTACGCATCTAAGGGTGACATCAGATTATTTTTCACAGGACCCAGACCAAACCTTGACCAGGTGAAGCTTGCCAAGGGCGGCGAAATAGATGCACTGATAAGAGAGACTGCAGAGAATCTTGATGCAAAATTCGTCACTGGTGACAGGGTCCAGTCACTGGTTGGGAAAGCAAAGGGACTTGATGTTGATTTTGTGAAGCCTCCTTTTGAGGAATTCGGACCGTTGCTTGTTGATCAGTTTTTCACGCCTGACACAATGTCAGTCCATCTGAAGCATAAGGTATGCCCGATGGCAAAGAGAGGCTCCATTGCAAATGTGAAATATGTGAAGATAAGAAATGAGCCATGCACATACCAGGAACTGAAAATTATATCAAGGGAGCTGCTGGAAAGAGCACGCGCTGACCAGGAGTCATTTACGGAGATGTCCTTTAGCGGTGCTTCTGTACTCCAGATACGGAATATGAGGATCGCCATATCCAATCCCCCATTCTCAGATGATGTGGAGATAACCATTGTTCGTCCGATAGCATCGGTGTCACTGGAAGAATACCGTCTGAGCGATGTGCTGAAGGAAAGGATACGAACCCAGAGAGGAATACTCATAGCAGGACCACCGGGGGCAGGAAAGTCCACTTTTGCAGCAGGTGTTGCTACATATCTTAACGAAGGGGGATTTGTTGTCAAGACCATGGAATCACCCCGTGACCTGCAGGTTCCACAAGAAATCACCCAGTATGCACCTCTTGACGGCAGCCTTGAGAATACGGCAGATGTGCTTCTGCTTGTGCGTCCGGACTATACCATATATGATGAAGTACGCAAGACCAAGGACTTCGAGATATTTGCGGACATGAGACTTGCAGGTGTGGGCATGATCGGAGTTGCGCATGCAAACCGTGCGGTAGATGCCATCCAGAGACTTATCGGCAGGGTGGAGCTTGGTGTGATCCCACAGGTTGTGGATACTGTGATATTCATCGACAAGGGAGAGATTGCAAAGGTACACGTCCTTGAGTTCACTGTGAAGGTTCCGGCAGGCATGATGGAAGCCGACCTTGCCAGACCTGTTATCCTTATTTCTGACCTTGAGACAGGCAAGAATGAATTCGAGATATACACCTACGGAGACCAGGTTGTCGTTATGCCTCTTGGCGGTGAGCAAAAGAGAAACCCATCCTGGAAATTTGCAGAAGAACAGGTCAAGGAAGTCATTGGCAACTATGCCAGTGGTCCTGTTGAAGTGGAAATGACCTCAGATAACCGCGCCATGGTGCATGTAAGAGATAAGGACATGCCCAGAGTGATAGGTAAGAGCGGCAAAACCATTGATGATATTGAGAAGATACTTGGCATCCATATCGATGTGCGTAAGTTCGAGCCCGGGGAGGAACGAAGATCTCAGGAGAATGAGGAGCGAAAACCACGAGAGAATAAGGAATACCACCCCATCATCGAGCGTACAAGAAAGCATGTCATCTTCAATGTTCCCGAGGTATCAGGCCGTGATGTGGAAGTCTATGCAGGTGAAGGATTCCTGTTCTCAGCAACCGTCAGCAGACATGGTGAAATCAAGATCAGGTCGAATTCTGATGTTGCCTTTGATATTTTTGAGGCCATGCAAGAGGGCGTGGTCATATGGGTGAAGGAAGTCTGA